tgcatCCAACTCAATACCCCTGAGTGTACCTTTTCTCCTGcataataattttataatgaAGCCACGCTCCCCAGACAGATAACATTTACAGTTGTTTCCACGCTCCTCTGGGCCAATACCACTTCCCCATAGATAACACAAAGTGCGCAGATGTCCGCTCTACTCTCTGTATAAGATGTTTGTCTGAGAGTCATTTGCATGAGTGCAAACATAATCAAATAAGTTAACCGGTGCAGTACATCTTTGCTTGCACTGCCAAGAGAGCAGTCACACTGCGTTTCACTTTACTGAGGGACGAAAAGGATGAATTTTACACACCAAAATACATGCTGCGCCTTCGCTTCTCCCATCCTGGACCAGGTTTTGCCTCCAATACTGATCCTGGAGTTCATGTTTGGGCTCTTTGGGAATGTTGTCGCCCTGTGGATGTTTATCTTTCACATGGATGAGTGGAAGCCCAATTCGGTGTACCTGACTCACCTGGCTGTTGCCGACTCCATCGTGTTGTTCTGCCTGCCTTTCAGGGCTGACTACTACAGGCGTGGGAAGCACTGGCTGTATGGCGATGCTCTGTGCCGTATCCTGCTCTTCTTGCTGGCAGCCAACCGTGCAGCGGGGATCTTCTTCCTCACTGCCGTGGCTGTCGATAGATATTTGAAAATTGTCCACCCATTGAACCGGATCAACCGCATGGGTCTTGGCTACGCTCTCTGGGTCTCCCTGGGCCTCTGGGGTCTCATTTTTCTTGCCACTGGGTACCTTCTTGCAAACAAGCACTTCTTCTACAATAACAGCCACATTCAGTGTGAGAGCTTCAACATCTGCATGGGCTTCACCCCCCTCAGCACCTGGCACAACACCTTCTACGTGCTCCAGTTTTTCCTGCCTGCTTCAATCGTTGCCTTCTGCACCACGAGGATCACTTGGCAGCTGAAGAGCAGGACTATAGACAAGAAGGGGAAAATCAAACGGGCTGTTCAGTTTGTGCTGGCTGTGGCTCTGATCTTCATCATCTGCTTCTTCCCCAGCACCATCTCACGTGTCGCTGTGTGGATCCTCAAGGTATGGTATGATGAGTGCAAACACTTTGAAGAGGCCAACCTGGCGTTCTACACGTCAGTATGCTTCACTTACTTCAACAGCGTCCTCAACCCTGTGGTGTATTATTTCTCGAGCCCGGCCTTCAGCGGCACCTTCAAGAAGCTCCTGAACAAAGTCCTGAGACAGAGCAGTGACTCAGATCAGCCAGAGACAATAGAGAATGACATTTCTACTgttgaagacagacagagatgaggcCAGGGACAGTGGTTCCATGAATGCATCATAGTTTACAAATGTAGAAAAGATGCTCTGGTTGTAAGCAATAATGTCACTCATTAACAAACTATCAGCTGTGTACTTGCATTGGTGTTATATAAACCCTTGAGAATGTAGTTGCAGTTTTAAACGATTTATAATGAGTAATATATTACCTGAAAAACCTTATGAAAGTAATAAGAAATAACTATGAGGTGTGGTGTGTAGGTGTGAGATGGTTCATGTAATCCTTTGTTTGATCAAATCCAGTCTAAACATCAAATCTGTCACATAGGtcatatttacacacaaaaatcagCTATAAAGGTGCAACTCATTTCTTTTGCAAGCAAGAAATCGAGTAAATTtagtctgtttgtttctgtgtccaTATTTAAATCAGTCTTTGTGTCCTGATACAATCTATCATATTATCACTAAATAAAACCAATGTCCAACCAATTATTGTGCTCTTTCCCTGTACTTTctcatatttacttttatttccaaaaattCTCTGCATCACATCAGTGTTACAGGATCGATTGtatacaaaatatacaaaaaaaaaaataataataataacaataataataataatgggcTTCGAAGTGGACGGATGCTCAGATTTACGTGCTCATGTTTGGTGTCCGCGAAGGCGGCGTGAGCTCCCAGGGTGACGTCATCCGGTCGGTCCGGGAAACATGTAACGGCTGAAGGTTCGGCGGCAGCCCGCTGTCAGAGACCCAGAGCCCCGGGGAACTCCAAGTAAGCCTCCGCtgaaaaatgaactgaaatctccggtgcccccccaccccaccccctttaTTCCCGCTGTACCGTCACCTCACCGGGCCGCCGGCCGTTCTCACGGTGCTCCCGGTTTACGGTGCGCGGCTAATCGGTAGCTAGCTAGCTCGCCGTGGCATTCCGGCAGAGAGGCGGAAAACGTCGGGGAGGAAAAGTTGGAGTCGCCGTTAGACCGACCGCCAAAACACCCGGAGCTGCCATTTtggaatgaaaacaaaccaaacagtaACAATACGGgaggctgtttttatttgtcccTCCACCCCGGAGCTGGCGACCAGCCGGGCCGGAGAGACGGCACCGGGGTCGGTCGGTGTTTGTGTCCGGGTGAGGCCGGAGACAAAGCGGCGGCAGCTCCGGTGGGCTGACACCCGGTGACGGTCGACAGGTGTGGCTGTTGTGATCCGGCGGGGCGGAGCGGTCAGGTAACACGGCCAGCCGAACCCGTAGAATGGGGGGTCTGACCCGGACCGCACACCTCCGTCCTCAGGGCCCCCACCTTCACAGGGCCCCCCACCTTCACAGGGCcccccacctccatcctcaGGGCCCCCACTTCCATCCTCAGGGcccccacctccatcctcaGGGCCCACACCTCCATCCTCAGGGCCCCCACCTTCACAGGGCCCCCACCTTCACAGGGCcccccacctccatcctcaGGGCCCCACACCTCCATCCTCAGGGCCCACACCTCCATCCTCAGGGCCCCCCACCTTCACAGGGCTCCCCACCTCCATCCTCAGGGCCCCCACCTTCACAGGGCcccccacctccatcctcaGGGCCCCCCACCTTCACAGGGCTCCCCACCTCCATCCTCAGGGCCCCCACCTTCACAGGGCCCCACACCTCCATCCTCAGGGCCCCACACCTCCATCCTCAGGGCCCACACCTCCATCCTCAGGGCCCCCCACCTTCACAGGGCTCCCCACCTCCATCCTCAGGGCCCCCACCTTCACAGGGCcccccacctccatcctcagggccccccacctccatcctcaGGGCCCACACCTCCATCCTCAGGGCCCCCCACCTTCACAGGGCTCCCCACCTCCATCCTCAGGGCCCACACCTCCATCCTCAGGGCCCCCCACCTTCACAGGGCTCCCCACCTCCATCCTCAGGGcccccacctccatcctcaGGGCCCCACACCTTCACAGGGGCCCCCACCAAAAGGCAGTGATCTGCTCCACAGCTGATTGGATTAATTCATTACCTGATGA
This sequence is a window from Echeneis naucrates chromosome 12, fEcheNa1.1, whole genome shotgun sequence. Protein-coding genes within it:
- the LOC115051604 gene encoding hydroxycarboxylic acid receptor 3-like, encoding MNFTHQNTCCAFASPILDQVLPPILILEFMFGLFGNVVALWMFIFHMDEWKPNSVYLTHLAVADSIVLFCLPFRADYYRRGKHWLYGDALCRILLFLLAANRAAGIFFLTAVAVDRYLKIVHPLNRINRMGLGYALWVSLGLWGLIFLATGYLLANKHFFYNNSHIQCESFNICMGFTPLSTWHNTFYVLQFFLPASIVAFCTTRITWQLKSRTIDKKGKIKRAVQFVLAVALIFIICFFPSTISRVAVWILKVWYDECKHFEEANLAFYTSVCFTYFNSVLNPVVYYFSSPAFSGTFKKLLNKVLRQSSDSDQPETIENDISTVEDRQR